A genomic stretch from Candidatus Hydrogenisulfobacillus filiaventi includes:
- a CDS encoding CRISPR-associated RecB family exonuclease Cas4a, with the protein MSNIAGEGPSEVPVGGTLIRDYTICPRQVWLGVHAISPDEDDANLVVGRFLHAEAESHQSLRPVVGHSRFDAVVGREGELVVVEIKKSARALEAARMQLAFYLLELQRRGVHARGEIRVPDEHKRIPLTLSDDLIAQVEKIEQAVRTLAEEAVPPPARRVSWCSRCAYHDFCWS; encoded by the coding sequence ATGAGCAACATAGCCGGGGAGGGACCGTCTGAGGTGCCCGTGGGCGGGACCCTCATCCGGGATTACACCATTTGTCCCAGGCAGGTATGGTTGGGGGTACACGCCATCTCCCCGGATGAGGATGATGCCAATCTGGTAGTCGGGCGGTTTCTCCATGCCGAGGCGGAGTCTCATCAAAGCCTTCGGCCTGTGGTGGGCCACAGCCGTTTTGACGCTGTCGTTGGTCGGGAGGGCGAACTGGTGGTGGTAGAAATTAAAAAAAGTGCCCGGGCCCTGGAGGCAGCCCGAATGCAGCTGGCGTTCTATCTCCTGGAGCTGCAGCGCCGCGGAGTCCACGCCCGCGGGGAAATCCGTGTTCCGGACGAACACAAACGGATCCCGCTGACCCTGTCCGACGATCTGATCGCCCAGGTGGAGAAGATTGAGCAAGCCGTGCGCACTTTGGCAGAGGAGGCGGTTCCACCCCCTGCCCGTCGTGTTTCCTGGTGCAGCCGCTGTGCCTACCATGATTTCTGTTGGAGCTGA
- the cas1 gene encoding CRISPR-associated endonuclease Cas1 2 yields MERTIHIFSSGVLRRHGDTIAFEGKDGTRYLPVEAVAEIMVHGEVDLNKRFLEFLSEKEIPLHYFNHFGNYMGTFYPHEHYNSGFMILKQAEYYLDPEKRLQLARRFVSGASRNLLRVLRYYRSRGKDLDARIGSMEDLTAKLETCATIPELMAIEGNLREMYYNAFDTILDHPAWTFDRRSRRPPENSLNSLISFGNSLLYATSLSEIYKTHLDPRIGYLHTTNWRRFSLNLDISEIFKPVLVDRLIFTMVGKGMIRPSDFHRESGGLFLTEAARRRFVEEYENRLRTVIRHRRNGRLVSYRRLIRLDLYRLEKHLIGEEPYDPFVAAW; encoded by the coding sequence ATGGAACGGACGATTCATATTTTTTCCTCCGGCGTGCTACGGCGCCATGGCGACACCATCGCATTCGAAGGCAAGGATGGTACCCGCTATCTGCCGGTTGAGGCCGTGGCGGAAATAATGGTTCATGGAGAAGTCGATCTCAACAAACGGTTTTTGGAATTTCTCTCAGAAAAAGAAATTCCACTACATTATTTCAACCACTTTGGAAATTATATGGGTACCTTTTACCCACATGAGCACTACAATTCGGGTTTTATGATTCTGAAGCAGGCTGAGTATTATCTTGACCCGGAAAAGCGTCTCCAGTTAGCCCGGCGGTTTGTATCGGGGGCCTCTAGGAATTTGCTGCGCGTGCTCCGCTATTATCGGAGCCGTGGAAAAGATCTGGATGCCCGGATTGGAAGCATGGAGGATTTGACCGCGAAGCTGGAGACATGTGCCACTATCCCGGAGTTGATGGCAATAGAAGGGAATCTTCGGGAAATGTATTACAACGCCTTCGACACGATTTTGGATCACCCGGCATGGACATTTGATCGCCGTAGCCGGCGTCCTCCCGAAAACTCTCTTAATTCGCTGATTAGTTTTGGAAATAGCCTCCTTTATGCCACTTCGCTGAGTGAGATCTATAAAACGCATCTGGATCCCCGGATCGGGTATCTGCATACAACGAACTGGCGCAGATTTTCTTTGAACCTTGACATTTCCGAGATTTTCAAGCCCGTGTTGGTTGATCGGCTGATATTTACGATGGTTGGCAAGGGCATGATTCGGCCATCCGACTTTCACAGGGAAAGTGGGGGTCTTTTTCTAACAGAGGCTGCACGGCGAAGGTTTGTGGAAGAATACGAGAACCGGCTCCGTACCGTTATTCGGCATCGGCGCAATGGAAGGCTCGTTTCGTACCGTCGATTGATCCGACTTGATTTATATCGATTAGAAAAACATCTGATTGGGGAAGAGCCATATGATCCGTTTGTCGCTGCTTGGTAA